From the genome of Blautia hydrogenotrophica DSM 10507:
GCCTCTCCAGTGATTGCCGCTACCATATCATTTAGGCTCTCAATGTTCTCCACATTCACTGTAGAATAGACATCAATCCCCGCGCGCAGAAGTTCTTCCACGTCCTGATAGCGATTGGTATGACGGCATCCCGGAACATTGGTATGGGCCAGTTCATCTACTAAGATTAAGCGGGGACTTCTTCTCAACGCCGCGTCCAAATCAAATTCTCTCTTCAAGCCGGATTCAAAATCCATCTTTCTCGTCCTGAGGCTTTCCAATCCATGAAGCAGCTGGGTAGTCTGCGCTCTGCCATGGGTATCCACAAATCCGGCCACCACATCAATCCCCCTGCTCTTTGCCTCATGAGCCGCCCGCAGCATCGAATAAGTTTTTCCGACCCCTGATGCATAGCCGAAAAAAATTTTTAGACTTCCTCTAGATCTTGTCTGCTGAGGTTTCATATCTGACACAGAAACATCTGTATCCGGGCACCTTTCCAACCGTCACACCTCCCATTCCTCCATTATATCTTTGCATATTTTAATACCGCATAAACGTATTTTTTTCAATATTAATATCGCATAAAAATTCTAGCACAGTTTTCTCCTTTTTTCTACACTCAAAAGACCGCCTCTTCGTCAGAATCTGCCTAGATATTGCTGTTTTCCCTATCCACATCGCCTCACCAGAACTCATTTCCGCTTATCTGCTGCAATGGAGTTTTGACATATTTAACAAAGATGCACAAAGATTTTTTCATTTTTGCAAATAAATTTTACACCTGTTTTGGAAAGAGCCCTTGTTTTTTTCTGGACTAATTTGGAAGTTTGTGAGAGAATATGTCTAGAATGCCGTATGCTCAAACGGTAAAAAGTCAATCTATACTTGAAAGGAGTTTTAAAATGATTTATTCACACGAAGTAGAAATGATGTGTCCAGTGGCACAGGGCGTTGCTCACGGTGCAGCTCCTATCCCAGAAGAGGCTAAATGGGTAAAAGCCAAAGAAATTAAAGATATTTCCGGTCTGACCCATGGCGTCGGCTGGTGCGCACCTCAGCAAGGTACCTGTAAACTGACCTTGAATGTGAAAGACGGAATCATCCAGGAAGCTCTGGTAGAAACCATCGGATGTTCAGGTATGACCCACTCTGCGGCCATGGCATCTGAAATCCTCCCTGGAAGAACTCTTTTGGAGGCATTAAATACAGATTTGGTCTGTGACGCAATCAACACAGCCATGAGAGAACTTTTCTTGCAGATCGTATACGGAAGAAGCCAGAGTGCATTTTCTGAAGACGGACTGCCAATCGGTGCTGGTTTGGAAGACCTCGGAAAAGGACTTCGTTCTCAAGTAGGTACTATGTATGGAACTCTGAAAAAAGGTCCTCGTTATCTTGAGATGGCGGAAGGTTATGTGACCGGAGTCGCTTTGGACGAAGAAGGTTGCATTATCGGATACCAATACATCAATTTCGGAAGAATGATGGACTTCATCAAAGCAGGTGACGACGCAAACACTGCCTTTGAAAAAGCCAAAGGACAGTACGGCCGTGTAGCAGATGCTGCAAAGATCATCGACCCGAGAAAAGCTTGATGAATCGTAATGCCACAAAGAATATAGGAGGATTAATAAGAATGGCTTTATTTGAATCATATGAAAGAAGAATTGATAAAATCAACTCTGTTTTAAATAGCTATGGAATCTCTTCCATAGAAGAAGCTGAAAAAATAACCAAAGATGCTGGTCTTGATGTGTACAATCAGATCAAAAGCATTCAGCCTATCTGTTTTGAGAATGCATGTTGGGCATATACCGTCGGCGCTGCAATCGCTATCAAAAAAGACTGCAGAAGAGCTGCCGATGCTGCCGCTGCAATCGGCGAAGGCCTTCAGGCATTTTGTATCCCAGGTTCTGTAGCAGACCAGAGAAAAGTGGGTCTGGGACATGGCAATCTAGGCAAAATGCTCCTGGAAGAGGAGACCGACTGTTTCTGTTTTCTGGCTGGTCATGAGTCTTTCGCAGCCGCTGAAGGTGCGATCGGCATCGCTGAAAAGGCAAATAAAGTACGCCAGAAGCCACTTCGTGTCATTCTGAACGGTCTTGGCAAAGACGCTGCTCAGATCATCGCCCGTATCAACGGCTTTACATATGTAGAGACAGATTATGATTATTACACCG
Proteins encoded in this window:
- a CDS encoding iron-sulfur cluster assembly scaffold protein is translated as MIYSHEVEMMCPVAQGVAHGAAPIPEEAKWVKAKEIKDISGLTHGVGWCAPQQGTCKLTLNVKDGIIQEALVETIGCSGMTHSAAMASEILPGRTLLEALNTDLVCDAINTAMRELFLQIVYGRSQSAFSEDGLPIGAGLEDLGKGLRSQVGTMYGTLKKGPRYLEMAEGYVTGVALDEEGCIIGYQYINFGRMMDFIKAGDDANTAFEKAKGQYGRVADAAKIIDPRKA
- a CDS encoding GGGtGRT protein, which gives rise to MALFESYERRIDKINSVLNSYGISSIEEAEKITKDAGLDVYNQIKSIQPICFENACWAYTVGAAIAIKKDCRRAADAAAAIGEGLQAFCIPGSVADQRKVGLGHGNLGKMLLEEETDCFCFLAGHESFAAAEGAIGIAEKANKVRQKPLRVILNGLGKDAAQIIARINGFTYVETDYDYYTGELKEVFRKAYSDGPRAKVNCYGANDVREGVAIMWKEGVDVSITGNSTNPTRFQHPVAGTYKKECIEAGKKYFSVASGGGTGRTLHPDNMAAGPASYGMTDTLGRMHSDAQFAGSSSVPAHVEMMGLIGAGNNPMVGMTVAVAVAVEEAAKEGKF